One genomic window of Sulfurovum lithotrophicum includes the following:
- the mnmH gene encoding tRNA 2-selenouridine(34) synthase MnmH yields MEELPQSSDFRSIVLNNIPLIDVRAPVEFAKGAFPHAVNLPLMNDEERHVVGIKYKEEGNAEAVKLGHALVRGDLKEARIKAWTDFIASHPDAMLYCFRGGQRSQISQEWLAENGREIVRLKGGYKAFRNWLMQETEKAVEQFKPIVLGGRTGSGKTILLKKLQNAIDLEGLANHRGSSFGRDITPQPTLIDFENALAYDLIQKLDQGFEHLVFEDEGKCVGRIYLPKTLVEHLSEAPLVVLETPTEERIEITFDEYVSKAHEKYKEVYPFDYLKVWTEDMHEAMKRIQKRLGGQRYKIVCEIFEDALKEQKKNGSLEEYKVWIAYLLSEYYDPMYDYQIERNASRILFRGNAQEIEAFLKDYR; encoded by the coding sequence GTGGAGGAACTTCCGCAAAGCAGCGATTTCCGATCGATCGTTTTGAACAACATACCGCTCATAGATGTCCGGGCACCCGTCGAATTCGCAAAAGGTGCTTTCCCCCATGCCGTGAACCTGCCTCTTATGAACGATGAAGAACGGCATGTCGTGGGCATCAAATACAAAGAAGAGGGGAACGCCGAAGCGGTCAAACTGGGGCATGCTCTGGTAAGAGGTGATCTAAAAGAGGCGCGCATTAAAGCATGGACGGATTTCATCGCAAGTCATCCCGATGCAATGCTCTACTGTTTCAGAGGAGGGCAGCGTTCACAGATATCACAGGAGTGGCTCGCTGAAAACGGCAGGGAGATCGTACGGCTCAAAGGTGGCTACAAGGCATTCCGGAACTGGCTGATGCAGGAGACTGAAAAAGCTGTGGAGCAGTTCAAACCCATCGTGCTTGGTGGCCGTACAGGTTCGGGGAAGACCATACTTCTGAAAAAACTGCAGAATGCTATTGACCTGGAAGGCCTGGCGAATCATAGAGGCTCATCTTTTGGGCGTGATATCACACCGCAGCCTACACTGATTGATTTTGAGAATGCTTTGGCCTATGACCTGATACAGAAACTCGATCAGGGATTTGAACATCTGGTCTTTGAAGATGAAGGAAAGTGTGTTGGGCGGATCTATCTACCCAAAACACTGGTGGAGCATCTCTCCGAGGCACCGCTTGTGGTGCTTGAAACACCGACAGAGGAGCGGATAGAGATCACCTTTGACGAGTATGTCTCCAAAGCACATGAAAAATACAAAGAGGTCTATCCTTTTGACTACCTGAAAGTCTGGACCGAAGATATGCATGAGGCGATGAAAAGGATACAGAAAAGGCTTGGTGGACAGCGCTACAAGATCGTCTGTGAAATATTCGAGGATGCATTGAAAGAGCAGAAGAAGAACGGTTCGCTTGAGGAATACAAAGTGTGGATCGCCTATCTTCTAAGCGAATACTATGACCCGATGTATGATTACCAGATAGAGAGGAATGCCTCGAGAATACTGTTCCGGGGAAATGCTCAGGAGATCGAAGCGTTTTTGAAAGATTACAGATAG
- the ilvA gene encoding threonine ammonia-lyase, which produces MLDLASIRQAYERVQGVVHRTPFSYAPILSQISGYEVYLKKENLQRTGAFKLRGAFNRIASLVEKGDRGGVVAASAGNHAQGVAFAAKHFGIEATIVMPESTPLTKVQGVKEFGANVILHGSNYDEAYAYAVTFGKENNFTFVHPFTDEEVMAGQGTITLEMLEDVEDLDAMIVPVGGGGLISGMSVAAKALKPDMKIIAVSAEGAPAMKNSYDAKRPLDTLSVRTIADGIAVRDTSPITLEYILKNVDSFESVCDDEIASAILFLLEKQKVLVEGAGSVGVAALMHGKIDLSKGAKVGIVLSGGNIDVTMLSLIIEKGLMKSARKMKLMVTLVDKPGALQSFTQILTEVGANIVQIGYDRTSIDLEFGDAHVSVALETKGEEHQALIRKKLEEGGFAFREEH; this is translated from the coding sequence ATGTTGGATTTAGCAAGCATCAGACAGGCCTATGAAAGGGTGCAGGGTGTCGTACACCGTACCCCTTTCTCCTATGCCCCCATCCTTTCACAGATCAGCGGATATGAAGTCTACCTCAAGAAGGAGAACCTTCAGCGTACGGGTGCCTTCAAACTGCGGGGTGCCTTCAACCGAATCGCTTCTCTTGTCGAGAAAGGTGACAGAGGCGGTGTGGTAGCGGCATCGGCGGGGAACCATGCCCAGGGTGTGGCTTTTGCTGCTAAACATTTCGGTATAGAAGCAACGATCGTGATGCCGGAATCCACTCCGCTGACCAAAGTGCAGGGTGTCAAGGAATTCGGTGCCAATGTCATTCTTCACGGAAGCAACTATGATGAAGCGTATGCCTATGCCGTGACCTTTGGAAAAGAGAACAACTTTACCTTCGTGCACCCTTTTACCGATGAAGAGGTGATGGCAGGCCAGGGGACCATTACGCTTGAAATGCTTGAAGATGTTGAAGACCTTGATGCTATGATCGTTCCGGTCGGTGGCGGCGGACTGATAAGCGGAATGTCCGTTGCGGCCAAAGCATTGAAACCCGACATGAAGATCATCGCGGTCTCAGCCGAAGGAGCACCTGCCATGAAGAACTCCTACGATGCCAAACGGCCGTTGGATACGCTTTCGGTCCGGACCATTGCAGACGGGATCGCAGTACGTGACACGTCACCGATCACGTTGGAGTATATTTTGAAAAATGTGGACAGTTTTGAGTCTGTCTGTGACGACGAGATCGCTTCAGCCATTCTCTTTCTGCTTGAAAAACAGAAAGTACTGGTCGAAGGTGCCGGATCGGTCGGGGTGGCTGCCTTGATGCACGGCAAGATCGATCTGTCAAAGGGTGCCAAAGTGGGAATCGTTCTCAGCGGAGGGAATATCGATGTCACAATGCTCTCACTGATCATTGAAAAGGGTCTGATGAAGTCTGCAAGAAAAATGAAGCTGATGGTCACGCTGGTCGACAAACCGGGAGCCCTTCAGTCATTTACTCAGATACTTACCGAGGTGGGTGCCAACATCGTACAGATAGGTTACGACAGAACTTCGATCGATCTTGAATTTGGAGATGCGCATGTCTCCGTAGCACTTGAGACCAAAGGCGAGGAGCATCAGGCCCTGATACGCAAAAAGCTTGAAGAGGGCGGTTTTGCCTTCAGAGAAGAACACTGA
- a CDS encoding phosphatase, with amino-acid sequence MGSEEYVVALDLGSNTLRVTKLECWSGRFIAAYEKIVKTADMLERTGVIHHEAVDRVIYAIKEAKQKINFSDAKVRAVATEAIRQALNSKDVLARIKKETGIGFEIILGEEEARLTLLAVKHRLEKLHFAAKDFVLVDIGGGSTELIFRYGEEVFSKSFPVGIVTIAQRYETLEQIETALPEVMLDIQMYCAEVYATKGRPEAFIATAGTPTTVAAMKLGQTYENYDAKKINGTSLKQEELDLYLKKLLSMPFEEREIMVGTGRSDLIAAGILIFKEIYNIVEFESCIVIDDGLREGVALDSCKE; translated from the coding sequence GTGGGGAGTGAGGAATATGTTGTTGCATTAGATCTCGGGTCCAATACCCTTCGTGTGACGAAACTGGAGTGTTGGAGCGGAAGGTTTATTGCTGCCTATGAAAAGATCGTCAAAACGGCCGATATGCTGGAGCGTACGGGAGTGATCCATCATGAAGCTGTAGACCGTGTGATCTATGCGATTAAAGAGGCGAAACAAAAGATCAATTTCTCCGATGCAAAGGTCAGAGCGGTTGCCACTGAAGCAATTCGCCAGGCGCTGAACAGTAAAGATGTCCTTGCCAGGATCAAAAAAGAGACAGGGATAGGCTTTGAGATCATTTTGGGAGAGGAAGAGGCACGTCTTACCCTGCTTGCGGTAAAGCATCGCCTGGAAAAACTGCATTTTGCCGCCAAAGATTTCGTACTTGTCGATATCGGCGGAGGGTCAACGGAACTGATCTTCCGTTATGGAGAAGAGGTATTCTCCAAAAGCTTCCCTGTCGGTATTGTTACGATTGCCCAGCGCTATGAAACACTTGAACAGATAGAAACTGCTCTCCCCGAAGTGATGCTCGATATACAGATGTACTGCGCCGAGGTCTATGCGACGAAAGGAAGGCCGGAAGCGTTCATTGCGACTGCAGGTACGCCTACCACGGTAGCAGCCATGAAACTCGGGCAGACCTATGAGAACTATGATGCCAAAAAGATCAATGGGACTTCACTCAAACAGGAGGAGCTGGACCTCTATCTGAAAAAACTCCTCTCCATGCCTTTTGAAGAACGGGAGATCATGGTCGGTACAGGCAGAAGCGATCTGATCGCCGCAGGTATACTGATCTTTAAAGAGATTTACAATATTGTGGAATTTGAATCATGTATTGTGATCGATGATGGGTTGCGTGAGGGTGTTGCACTGGATAGTTGTAAAGAATAA
- a CDS encoding response regulator transcription factor produces the protein MPHSQITDVSILIAEDEEALLDSMTEYLELFFEKVYRAKDGQEAYQSYLKHHPDIIIADINMPRLDGLAMIRKIRENDRKTKIIITSAHSDQERLLQAIELHLVKYLIKPVQSDRLKTLLLSLVDELRSQRHTLALKEAFYWDTLNQKLFHDAEEIVLKPRERKVMSLLCSHPNQSVSAIDIYNHLYEDQPERDFSSHAIASLMKRLRQKLPKDTIKSAYGVGYILQTK, from the coding sequence ATGCCACACAGCCAGATCACTGATGTCTCCATTCTGATCGCCGAAGATGAAGAGGCACTTCTGGATTCCATGACGGAGTACCTTGAACTCTTTTTTGAAAAGGTGTACAGGGCGAAAGATGGTCAGGAAGCGTACCAAAGCTACTTAAAACACCATCCCGATATTATTATTGCCGATATCAACATGCCACGTCTCGACGGACTTGCTATGATAAGAAAGATCAGAGAAAATGACCGAAAAACAAAGATCATCATCACTTCGGCACACTCCGATCAGGAGAGACTTTTGCAGGCCATAGAACTGCATTTGGTCAAGTACCTCATCAAACCTGTACAGAGTGACCGGCTCAAAACCCTTCTCTTGTCACTGGTCGACGAGTTGAGGTCCCAAAGGCATACACTTGCATTAAAAGAGGCTTTTTACTGGGATACTTTGAATCAAAAACTGTTTCATGATGCTGAAGAAATAGTGCTGAAACCCAGGGAACGCAAAGTCATGTCACTGCTCTGCTCACATCCGAACCAGAGTGTTTCAGCCATAGACATATACAATCACCTATATGAAGACCAACCGGAACGGGACTTCTCCTCCCATGCTATTGCTTCCCTGATGAAACGGCTGAGACAGAAACTGCCCAAAGATACGATTAAAAGTGCCTACGGGGTAGGTTATATTTTACAAACAAAATAA
- a CDS encoding ATP-binding protein: protein MDFTQAVEIAKHIYWIGMYLENDPFQCHPYFIENGDESILIDPGSMLEFEAVVRKVNTISSMKNIKYIILHHQDPDLAAAVPEMEKLIDRSDLLVITHSRMVPLVKHYLIRSDYYEIDKHGHQLVSGDLHLQFVTTPYCHSPGAFVTYEPFTKTLFSGDIFGGIEESWEFFAGKDYFEKAKPFHAEYMPSRDIFNYALTKIEKLELEMIAPQHGSIIQKEKIAGLIEKMKALECGLYIEKEYKDRLIHTIEELKEKDLALRASMQEIKEKEELLFQKAKMADMGEMIANIAHQWRQPLALNNTLISILKEKNQQEALRSTELAEKLQEMENNIQYMSKTIDDFMHFFHPKKEKNLFLISEVVRHTLEITDPMLKKAGVSLTFEISSEEAVEGYMNEYMQVVISILHNAKDTLLHRKTKDPDISLRLYENGKDVVLDIGDNAGGVQQENIHRIFDPYFTTKHKSLGTGLGLYISKMIIEKNMDGTLSISNTQDGALFRITLPRQSKTGKTDATQPDH from the coding sequence ATGGATTTTACACAAGCCGTAGAGATAGCGAAACATATTTACTGGATAGGAATGTATCTGGAGAATGATCCTTTCCAGTGTCACCCCTACTTCATAGAGAATGGTGATGAATCAATATTGATAGACCCCGGTTCCATGCTTGAATTTGAAGCAGTTGTCAGGAAGGTCAACACGATCTCCTCGATGAAAAACATCAAATATATCATTTTGCACCACCAGGATCCCGATCTTGCCGCAGCCGTCCCGGAAATGGAAAAACTGATAGACCGCTCCGATCTTCTTGTCATTACACACAGTAGGATGGTCCCGCTGGTCAAACACTACCTTATCAGGTCAGATTACTACGAGATAGACAAACACGGCCATCAGCTTGTAAGCGGTGATCTGCACCTACAGTTCGTCACCACACCTTACTGCCACTCTCCCGGAGCCTTTGTTACCTATGAGCCTTTCACCAAAACACTTTTTTCAGGTGATATCTTCGGAGGTATCGAAGAATCATGGGAATTTTTTGCAGGTAAGGACTACTTCGAGAAAGCAAAGCCCTTTCATGCCGAATATATGCCCAGCAGGGACATCTTTAACTATGCTCTCACCAAGATCGAGAAGCTTGAGCTGGAAATGATAGCACCGCAGCATGGGTCGATCATACAAAAAGAGAAGATCGCAGGGCTGATCGAAAAAATGAAAGCGCTTGAGTGCGGCCTGTATATTGAAAAGGAGTACAAAGACCGGCTCATTCATACCATTGAAGAACTCAAGGAGAAAGACCTTGCCCTGCGTGCCTCCATGCAGGAGATCAAAGAGAAAGAGGAACTGCTGTTTCAGAAGGCCAAAATGGCAGATATGGGGGAGATGATAGCCAATATCGCACATCAGTGGCGTCAGCCTCTGGCATTGAACAATACACTGATCTCCATTCTTAAAGAGAAGAATCAGCAGGAGGCCCTGCGAAGCACTGAACTGGCCGAAAAGCTTCAGGAAATGGAGAACAATATCCAGTATATGTCAAAGACCATAGATGACTTCATGCATTTCTTTCATCCAAAAAAGGAGAAAAATCTTTTTCTCATTTCCGAAGTGGTCAGACATACGCTTGAGATCACAGATCCTATGCTGAAAAAAGCGGGGGTCTCCCTCACATTCGAAATCAGTTCCGAAGAGGCTGTCGAAGGATACATGAACGAATACATGCAGGTAGTCATCTCCATTCTGCACAACGCAAAAGACACCCTTCTTCATAGAAAGACAAAAGATCCCGATATATCGCTTAGACTTTACGAAAACGGTAAGGATGTGGTCCTCGATATCGGCGACAATGCGGGAGGCGTGCAGCAGGAGAATATACACCGTATCTTCGACCCCTACTTCACAACCAAACACAAATCACTCGGTACGGGACTGGGACTTTACATTTCAAAAATGATCATAGAGAAGAACATGGATGGAACACTCTCTATCTCCAATACCCAGGATGGTGCACTGTTCAGGATCACTCTTCCCCGCCAATCTAAAACAGGAAAAACAGATGCCACACAGCCAGATCACTGA
- a CDS encoding acetolactate synthase large subunit, which translates to MQMSGAQMVCEAIIAEGVKTVFGYPGGAIMHVYDEIYKQNGFEHILNRHEQAAVHAADGYARATGKVGVAMVTSGPGFTNAVTGLATAYMDSIPMVVISGQVPLSLIGTDGFQEIDAVGISRPCTKHNFLVRSLEELPRILKEAFYIARSGRPGPVLVDVPKDITVEIGEFSYPDSVNIPSYKPTYKGNKRQIEKAVEAIKKAKKPLLYIGGGVVLSNAYKLVRQLAETTQIPAVETLMARGVMGAKNPLLLGMLGMHGNYASNMAMSETDLVISLGARFDDRVTGKLSEFAKYADIIHVDIDPANIAKLVDVDYPIVGDITQVLEQMLPLLDDVNTERYHAWREILKRYDELHPQSYVDSDEVIKPQWAIERIGELIGEDAIITSDVGQHQMWAAQHYPFDRPRQWINSGGLGTMGFGFPAAIGAKRAFPEKTVINVTGDGSILMNMQELVTAAEYKTPVINMILNNHFLGMVRQWQTFFYEKRYSETDLSFQPNWKALAEACGGIGYDVTTKEEFDAAIKDAIEQDKVCFMNVAVNRFENVLPMVPAGGALFNMMLPQKTETHGEEK; encoded by the coding sequence ATGCAGATGAGTGGTGCACAAATGGTGTGTGAGGCGATCATCGCCGAGGGTGTGAAGACCGTATTTGGTTACCCCGGCGGTGCGATCATGCACGTTTACGATGAAATTTACAAGCAGAACGGTTTTGAACATATTCTCAATCGTCATGAGCAGGCAGCGGTACATGCAGCGGACGGATATGCAAGAGCGACAGGCAAGGTCGGAGTTGCCATGGTGACATCGGGACCGGGCTTTACCAATGCAGTCACCGGACTGGCGACAGCCTATATGGATTCCATCCCTATGGTCGTGATCTCCGGGCAGGTACCTTTGTCACTTATTGGTACGGACGGTTTTCAGGAGATCGATGCCGTAGGTATTTCCAGACCCTGTACGAAGCATAATTTTCTGGTACGTTCACTTGAAGAGCTCCCTCGTATACTCAAAGAAGCTTTCTACATTGCAAGAAGCGGAAGACCGGGGCCTGTACTGGTGGATGTTCCCAAAGATATCACAGTAGAGATCGGTGAATTCAGTTATCCGGATTCTGTGAATATCCCAAGTTACAAACCGACCTACAAAGGGAATAAAAGACAGATAGAAAAAGCGGTCGAAGCGATCAAAAAAGCGAAGAAGCCACTGTTGTATATTGGTGGCGGTGTCGTGCTTTCCAACGCCTATAAACTGGTACGCCAATTGGCTGAAACAACACAGATACCTGCAGTGGAAACACTGATGGCAAGAGGCGTCATGGGTGCGAAGAATCCACTTTTGCTCGGAATGCTCGGGATGCACGGAAACTATGCTTCCAATATGGCAATGTCCGAGACGGATCTTGTCATCTCTCTGGGTGCAAGATTCGATGACAGGGTAACGGGAAAACTTTCCGAATTCGCCAAATATGCAGATATCATCCATGTGGATATCGATCCCGCAAATATTGCAAAACTGGTCGATGTGGACTACCCGATCGTTGGTGATATCACACAGGTACTTGAGCAGATGCTTCCATTGCTTGACGATGTGAATACCGAGCGGTATCATGCCTGGAGGGAGATCCTCAAGCGTTACGATGAACTGCATCCACAATCCTATGTCGATTCGGATGAGGTCATCAAGCCGCAGTGGGCTATTGAACGTATCGGAGAACTTATCGGTGAAGATGCCATCATCACTTCTGATGTCGGCCAGCATCAGATGTGGGCGGCACAGCACTATCCGTTTGACAGGCCGCGCCAGTGGATCAACTCAGGTGGTCTGGGAACGATGGGCTTCGGTTTTCCCGCAGCTATTGGTGCCAAAAGGGCTTTTCCTGAGAAGACGGTCATCAATGTGACCGGTGACGGATCGATCCTGATGAATATGCAGGAACTTGTGACGGCTGCCGAGTATAAAACACCGGTGATCAATATGATCCTCAACAACCATTTCCTCGGAATGGTAAGACAGTGGCAGACCTTCTTTTATGAAAAACGCTACTCCGAGACAGACTTGAGTTTTCAACCAAACTGGAAAGCACTTGCTGAAGCCTGCGGTGGTATAGGGTACGATGTCACAACAAAAGAGGAATTCGATGCGGCGATCAAAGATGCAATTGAACAGGACAAGGTCTGTTTCATGAACGTTGCGGTCAACCGCTTTGAAAATGTACTGCCTATGGTGCCTGCAGGCGGGGCACTTTTCAACATGATGCTGCCTCAGAAAACCGAAACACATGGGGAGGAGAAGTAA
- the ilvN gene encoding acetolactate synthase small subunit: MSGNINERRVISVVVMNESSVLARVTALFAGRGYNIESLTVAPIPESDMSHITIATKGNAKVMEQITKQLHKLIPVYKVIEHEEMVEKEMVLIKFPIAENLSDIQALCKAYNGGIVNVGKEMVIAQVADEPKRIKHFIEAAHRYNPCEIVRGGVVAIER, from the coding sequence ATGAGTGGAAATATCAATGAAAGACGCGTTATCTCTGTCGTTGTCATGAATGAAAGTTCGGTACTTGCAAGGGTAACGGCACTCTTTGCCGGACGGGGGTACAACATCGAGTCTCTGACCGTTGCGCCCATCCCCGAGAGTGACATGTCGCATATCACCATTGCGACCAAAGGGAATGCAAAGGTGATGGAGCAGATCACCAAGCAGCTGCATAAACTCATTCCGGTCTACAAGGTCATCGAGCATGAGGAGATGGTGGAAAAAGAGATGGTTCTTATCAAATTCCCTATTGCCGAGAACCTCAGTGACATTCAGGCTCTTTGTAAAGCGTATAACGGCGGTATCGTCAATGTGGGTAAAGAGATGGTCATCGCACAGGTAGCGGATGAACCCAAACGTATCAAACATTTCATCGAAGCGGCACATCGTTACAACCCTTGCGAAATCGTACGAGGCGGTGTGGTTGCCATAGAACGGTAA
- the lpxD gene encoding UDP-3-O-(3-hydroxymyristoyl)glucosamine N-acyltransferase, whose translation MTYKLSQIAETIGLDYQGRDIDIDGIHTLSEASPSQLSFFNDAKYASQLSKTKAGAVLIDAKHAKLLPETSIALITDEPYLKLALASRLFTQKITTKGDVPKRGKNCDIDVQVRFGKNVTLGDNVTILAGCYLGDNVTVGSNTLLHPNVTLYHGTQIGERCIIHSGTVIGSDGYGFAHTRTGEHVKIYQNGNAVIEDDVEIGANCTIDRAVFGTTYVRKGTKIDNLIQIAHNCDVGEHCLFASQVGLSGSSTLGRNVVMGGQSATTGHLSIGDFSTLVGRCVATKSLEGGKTYGGFPAIEHRMWLRLQAKISGLIKKKK comes from the coding sequence ATGACTTACAAACTTTCCCAAATTGCAGAAACGATCGGACTGGATTATCAGGGCAGAGATATCGATATCGATGGTATCCATACGCTCAGTGAAGCCTCTCCTTCCCAACTCAGTTTTTTTAACGATGCAAAGTATGCCTCCCAACTCTCTAAGACCAAAGCAGGTGCTGTATTGATCGATGCCAAGCATGCCAAACTGCTGCCTGAAACGAGTATTGCGTTGATCACGGATGAACCTTACCTGAAACTCGCACTGGCATCCAGGCTCTTCACGCAGAAGATCACGACAAAGGGAGATGTCCCCAAGAGAGGTAAAAATTGCGATATTGATGTACAGGTGCGTTTCGGTAAAAATGTGACCCTGGGTGACAATGTGACCATTCTGGCTGGCTGTTACCTGGGTGACAATGTGACTGTAGGCTCAAACACGCTCCTGCATCCCAATGTAACACTCTACCACGGTACGCAGATTGGGGAGCGGTGCATCATTCACAGCGGTACGGTCATCGGCTCTGACGGATACGGTTTTGCCCATACAAGAACAGGAGAACATGTCAAGATCTATCAGAACGGCAATGCGGTCATCGAAGATGATGTCGAGATCGGTGCGAACTGTACGATCGACAGAGCGGTATTTGGTACGACCTATGTACGAAAAGGCACCAAGATAGACAACCTCATACAGATCGCACACAACTGTGATGTAGGGGAACACTGTCTGTTCGCTTCTCAGGTGGGGCTTTCCGGTTCCTCAACACTGGGCAGGAATGTGGTCATGGGAGGACAGAGTGCCACCACCGGGCATTTGAGTATCGGTGATTTCTCGACACTGGTGGGACGTTGTGTGGCGACGAAGTCACTTGAAGGCGGTAAGACCTATGGCGGTTTCCCGGCGATCGAACATAGAATGTGGCTTCGTCTGCAGGCTAAAATATCCGGATTGATCAAAAAGAAAAAATAG
- a CDS encoding PAS domain-containing protein, whose product MGRTIKNIITDKEIVKPDPVDEEVPFDGGVMITETDTAGIITYANRKFRELTGYTKEELIGSPHSINRHPDMPKAAFKGLWETIKGGNYWEGYVKNMTSEGKYYLVVVWIKPKFDEEGNIVGYIAGRKIPDRDSMNKALAQYKEMKAAE is encoded by the coding sequence ATGGGAAGAACAATCAAAAACATTATTACAGATAAAGAGATCGTCAAGCCTGATCCCGTCGATGAAGAAGTTCCTTTCGACGGCGGTGTCATGATCACGGAAACGGATACAGCCGGTATCATTACCTATGCCAATCGTAAATTCAGAGAGCTGACAGGATATACAAAGGAAGAACTGATCGGTTCACCGCACAGCATCAATCGACATCCGGACATGCCAAAAGCTGCGTTCAAAGGTTTATGGGAGACGATCAAAGGAGGAAACTACTGGGAAGGCTATGTCAAAAACATGACAAGTGAAGGCAAATACTACCTTGTCGTGGTCTGGATCAAACCGAAATTCGATGAAGAAGGGAATATTGTAGGTTATATTGCGGGACGTAAGATTCCCGACCGGGATTCTATGAACAAAGCACTTGCCCAGTACAAAGAGATGAAAGCCGCTGAATAA